In a single window of the Drosophila miranda strain MSH22 chromosome XL, D.miranda_PacBio2.1, whole genome shotgun sequence genome:
- the LOC108164936 gene encoding small G protein signaling modulator 2 has translation MVQTNADGCDYKERLIASVKKEVKQLMEEAVTKKYVHEESSSVTSLCGAVEACLSQGLRRRALGLFKTSSTTALLHKIAKSCPEAEHISKLVQEIEAMDPNKRSSSSSDSFQRPPMLKKSSSNSMQSASSSSNATGNASTASAVSASGSGSVSSSSMALVSMKYLWIRLALYEKRLTKIIEYLVSNASSFYDRDSLVADSDYGSILSSLLVGPCALDFTRAKTADHYWTDPHADELVQRHRISSGRRSSSTCSRPAIINFKRSLNTSSDEASTGSFKSMATASVAKDYVESLHQNAKATLLYGKNNVHVLPKDVAEPMAGYLSLHQHIQTLTIKWTPNQLMNGYNEADEGEDIDKEAFWAYALNINVDEIVYVHCHQSRGEDSGGTVILVGQDGVQRPPIHFPEGGHMQQFLSCLETGLLPHGQLDPPLWSQRGIGKMFLWPKSMRRRILPSVMESVDETPIDYVFRIVSKSRHEEFAATHSILDFVRSTPRRAQLSSCSTTGSSDCSSKSLSIDQYPVESPLLLLQQQHAQNTSIEMVCSTMRRQIISRAFYGWLAYCRHLSTVRTHLSGLVHGRITPEMKADEEGLTKERWQLLNADGVLENATEFYRLVYFGGVQPDLRQEVWPYLLGHYAFGSTREERKKQDETCKHYYETTMSEWLAVDAIVQQREKEKTARAVAKLSSSGSNSGNERTVRAADLDAGGELENEVFEDISDISDPGDLEFDDEQRQQQQQQQQQIHGQQQKQKHQQQQQQEEVSVSGMHLCVKPIPRAMKTSTDSGHVDEGENFNELDEEAEQEQQEQQEKINAEPPIASCSTSTASSYETVGPGGAPHQPSDSRSRSVLSPEYLSADDLQLPEDEEEVKPPQQQQQQQQAAVIITNASVDIANWERSPKAGNSQQMSPVQEQAAALDALQQPKSACASPASSNGGVYSSELLEQFGLNLHRIEKDVQRCDRNYWYFANENLDKLRNVISTYVWEHLDVGYMQGMCDLVAPLLVIFDDESLSYSCFCKLMERMIENFPSGGAMDMHFANMRSLIQILDSEMYDLMDSNGDYTHFYFCYRWFLLDFKRELVYDDVFATWEVIWAAKHIASGHFVLFLALALLETYRDIILSNSMDFTDVIKFFNEMAERHNAQAVLQLARSLVLQLQMIIENK, from the exons ATGGTGCAAACCAATGCAG ATGGCTGCGACTACAAGGAGCGGCTGATAGCCAGCGTCAAGAAGGAGGTGAAGCAACTGATGGAGGAGGCGGTGACCAAGAAGTACGTCCACGAGGAGAGCAGCTCGGTGACGTCGCTCTGCGGCGCGGTGGAGGCCTGCCTCAGCCAGGGACTGCGACGCCGGGCCCTCGGTCTGTTCAAGACCTCCTCGACAACGGCCCTGCTGCACAAGATCGCCAAGAGCTGCCCAGAGGCGGAGCACATCAGCAAGCTGGTGCAGGAGATCGAGGCGATGGACCCGAACAAGCGCTCATCCTCCAGCAGCGACAGCTTCCAGCGGCCCCCGATGCTGAAGAAGAGCAGCAGCAATTCGATGCAgtccgccagcagcagcagcaatgcCACCGGCAACGCCTCCACCGCATCCGCCgtcagtgccagtggcagtggcagtgtcaGCAGCTCGAGCATGGCGTTGGTCAGCATGAAGTATCTGTGGATCCGCTTGGCGCTCTACGAGAAGCGTCTGACCAAGATCATCGAGTATCTGGTGAGCAATGCCAGCAGCTTTTACGACCGCGACTCCCTGGTGGCCGACTCCGACTATGGATCCATTCTCAGCTCCCTGCTGGTGGGGCCCTGTGCCCTAGACTTTACGCGGGCCAAGACAGCCGACCATTATTGGACCGATCCGCATGCCGATGAACTG GTGCAACGTCATCGAATCAGCTCGGGACGCCGCTCCTCGTCGACCTGCTCGCGGCCGGCGATCATCAACTTTAAGCGGAGCCTGAACACCAGCTCGGATGAGGCCAGCACCGGCTCCTTCAAGTCCATGGCAACGGCGAGCGTGGCCAAGGACTACGTGGAGTCGCTGCATCAGAACGCCAAGGCGACGCTGCTCTACGGCAAGAACAATGTGCACGTCCTGCCCAAGGACGTGGCCGAGCCGATGGCCGGCTACCTGAGTCTGCACCAGCACATCCAGACGCTGACCATCAAGTGGACGCCGAATCAGCTGATGAACGGCTACAACGAGGCGGATGAGGGCGAGGACATCGACAAGGAGGCCTTCTGGGCGTACGCCCTCAACATCAACGTGGACGAGATCGTGTACGTGCATTGCCACCAGAGCCGGGGCGAGGACAGCGGCGGCACCGTCATCCTGGTGGGCCAGGACGGGGTGCAGCGACCGCCCATCCACTTCCCGGAGGGCGGGCACATGCAGCAGTTCCTCAGCTGCCTGGAGACGGGCCTGCTGCCGCACGGACAGCTGGATCCGCCGCTCTGGTCGCAGCGCGGCATTGGCAAGATGTTCCTCTGGCCGAAGAGCATGCGCCGGCGCATCCTTCCATCGGTGATGGAGTCCGTGGACGAGACCCCCATCGACTATGTCTTTCGCATTGTCAGCAAGAGCCGGCACGAGGAGTTCGCTGCCACCCACTCGATACTGGACTTTGTGCGGAGCACACCGCGTCGCGCCCAGCTGAGCAGCTGCTCCACCACCGGCAGCAGCGACTGCTCGAGCAAGAGCCTCTCCATCGATCAGTATCCGGTGGagtcgccgctgctgttgctgcaacagcagcacgcTCAGAACACCAGCATCGAGATGGTCTGCTCCACCATGCGCCGCCAGATCATCTCCCGGGCCTTCTACGGCTGGCTGGCCTACTGCCGTCATCTATCCACGGTGCGGACCCATCTCTCCGGACTGGTGCATGGCCGGATCACGCCAGAAA TGAAAGCCGATGAGGAGGGTCTCACGAAGGAGCGCTGGCAGCTCCTCAATGCGGATGGTGTCCTCGAGAATGCCACCGAGTTCTATCGCTTGGTGTACTTTGGCGGCGTGCAGCCGGATCTGCGGCAGGAGGTGTGGCCCTACCTGCTGGGCCACTACGCCTTCGGGTCCACCCGCGAGGAGCGTAAGAAACAGGACGAGACCTGCAAGCATTACTACGAGACGACGATGAGCGAGTGGCTGGCCGTCGACGCCATTGTGCAGCAGcgggagaaggagaagaccgCCAGGGCGGTGGCAAAGCTCAGCtccagcggcagcaacagcggcaACGAGCGGACGGTGCGTGCCGCCGATCTCGACGCGGGCGGAGAGCTGGAGAACGAGGTGTTCGAGGACATCTCGGACATATCCGATCCGGGCGACCTGGAGTTCGATGACGagcagcgacagcaacagcagcagcagcagcagcagatccatggccagcagcagaagcagaaacaccaacagcagcagcagcaggaggaggtgTCCGTTAGTGGCATGCACCTGTGCGTGAAGCCCATTCCAAGGGCCATGAAGACCAGCACCGACTCGGGCCATGTGGACGAGGGCGAGAACTTTAACGAGCTGGATGAGGAGGccgagcaggagcagcaggagcagcaggagaagaTCAACGCGGAGCCGCCCATAGCCAGCTGCTCTACGTCAACAGCATCCTCCTACGAGACGGTGGGACCCGGCGGAGCCCCCCACCAGCCCAGCgacagccgcagccgcagcgtCCTCAGTCCGGAGTACCTCAGCGCCGACGATCTGCAGCTGcccgaggacgaggaggaggtcAAGCCccctcagcagcagcagcagcagcagcaggcagctgTCATCATCACCAACGCCTCGGTGGATATTGCCAACTGGGAGCGCAGCCCCAAGGCGGGCAACAGTCAGCAGATGTCCCCCGTCCAGGAGCAGGCGGCGGCCCTGGATGCCCTGCAGCAGCCGAAGTCGGCCTGCGCCTCCCCAGCCAGCTCCAATGGTGGGGTCTACAGT AGTGAGCTGCTCGAACAGTTCGGCCTCAATCTGCATCGGATCGAGAAGGATGTGCAGAGATGCGATCGCAACTACTGGTACTTTGCCAACGAGAATCTGGACAAGCTGCGCAACGTGATATCCACGTATGTGTGGGAGCATCTGGACGTGGGCTACATGCAGGGCATGTGCGATCTGGTGGCCCCACTGCTGGTCATCTTCGACGACGAGTCCCTGAGCTACAGCTGCTTCTGCAAGCTCATGGAGCGCATGATCGAGAACTTTCCCAGCGGCGGTGCCATGGACATGCACTTTGCCAACATGCG ATCCCTCATACAAATCCTCGACTCGGAGATGTATGATCTGATGGACTCGAATGGGGACTACACGCACTTCTACTTCTGCTACCGCTGGTTCCTCTTGGACTTCAAGAGGGAGCTCGTCTACGACGATGTCTTTGCCACTTGGGAGGTGATCTGGGCGGCCAAGCATATAGCCTCTGGGCACTTTGTCCTCttcctggccctggccctgctCGAGACCTATCGCGACATCATCCTCTCCAACAGCATGGACTTTACCGATGTCATCAAGTTCTTCAATG AAATGGCCGAACGCCACAATGCCCAGGCAGTGCTCCAGCTGGCTCGGAGCCTCGTCCTGCAGCTGCAGATGATCATCGAGAACAAGTAG
- the LOC108165009 gene encoding small G protein signaling modulator 1 — MNMLQSFSGSAASTTGDATSAETELKERLIASVKKEVKQLMEEAVTKKYVHEESSSVTSLCGAVEACLSHGLRRRALGLFKTSSTTALIQKIAKICPEADYVSRRLLELELAHESTAVSGKRSSSSSDSIIKPKLISKQTGSSCSSSSVTTINTVSNGAGGGGGVLGGAVTPLGKYLWIRLALYEKRLAKIIEHLVGNASNYYDREALVADADYGSILSSLLVGPCALEFTRAKTADHYWSDPHADELVQRHRISSGNRTPPTCHRPIINFKRSLHTSSEDTSSGSFKACSPASVAKDYVESLHQNSRTTLLYGKNNVLVLPKDVSEPMPGYLSLHQSIQSLTIKWTPNQLMNGYNDGDNSDKSFYWSYALNINVDEIVYVHCHQNRGGDTGGTIILVGQDGVQRPPIHFPEGGHLQAFLSCLETGLLPHGQLDPPLWSQRGIGKLFPWPKSVRRHILPSVMEASSSDETPIDYVFRVVSKSQHEEFLATHPILELGRSSPRRKHLGSCSTTGSSDCSSKSLSIDQSSSDPPLIQASQTASIELVCSTMRRQIISRAFYGWLAYCRHLSTVRTHLSGLVYGRIMPDLAADEEGLTRQKWLEMHVDGVVSGELELYRLVYFGGVQPDLRKEVWPYLLGHYAFGSTCEERKKQDETCKHYYETTMSEWLAVEAIVRQREKEKTALAVAKLSAEQARLAANANGAGAGSDAAAAGPNAARPLTNGTRELELERGLGDDEAELGADEGENDVFDDNDFSDISDPGDLSDDPELAAEAEEQPEEEGNEKSDEDLDQEQEHELEQEEGQLMPQLSEQLMLEFQNLDCMEPLHLQENCFADSEAEGDMGLGLDAGGNILLLSIKSSPSTSSYETVGNEFVDMVDVKEEEPEGEMEPETEPETEPELEPEPCGLLSKFHSADDVRRDGQGEEAEHEHEEEHPSTSVIITEAASLDALDVQCNDDETTEDFTSRKTSLMSPMNDDITVVASLDALQEPKSACVSPASSNGGVYSVELLEQFGLNLHRIEKDVQRCDRNYWYFANENLDKLRNVISTYVWEHLDVGYMQGMCDLVAPLLVIFDDESLSYSCFCKLMERMIENFPSGGAMDMHFANMRSLIQILDSEMYDLMDSNGDYTHFYFCYRWFLLDFKRELVYDDVFATWEVIWAAKHVASGNFVLFLALALLETYRDIILSNSMDFTDVIKFFNEMAERHNAQSILQLSRSLVLQLQTIIENK, encoded by the exons ATGAACATGCTACAGAGTTTTAGCGGCAGCGCTGCCAGCACCACAGGCGATGCCACCAGCG CCGAGACCGAGCTCAAGGAGCGGCTGATAGCCAGCGTCAAGAAGGAGGTGAAGCAACTGATGGAGGAGGCGGTGACCAAGAAGTACGTCCACGAGGAGAGCAGCTCGGTGACGTCGCTCTGCGGCGCGGTGGAGGCCTGCCTCAGCCATGGCCTGCGCCGTCGGGCCCTCGGGCTGTTCAAGACCTCCTCGACAACGGCCCTCATCCAGAAGATAGCCAAAATCTGTCCGGAGGCGGACTACGTGAGCCGGCGCCTGCTCGAGCTGGAGCTGGCCCACGAGAGCACCGCGGTGAGCGGCAAGCGTTCCTCCTCCAGCAGCGACAGCATCATCAAGCCCAAGCTGATCAGCAAGCAAACGggcagcagttgcagcagcagctccgtGACCACCATCAATACGGTCTCCAATGGggcaggcggcggcggcggtgtcCTGGGAGGCGCCGTAACACCGCTGGGCAAGTACCTGTGGATACGGCTGGCGCTGTACGAGAAGCGGCTGGCCAAGATCATCGAACATCTGGTGGGCAATGCCAGCAACTACTATGATCGCGAGGCGCTGGTCGCCGACGCCGATTATGGATCCATTCTCAGCTCCCTGCTGGTGGGGCCCTGTGCCCTGGAGTTTACGCGGGCCAAGACAGCCGACCATTATTGGTCCGATCCGCATGCGGATGAGTTG GTGCAGCGGCATCGGATAAGCTCGGGCAACCGCACACCACCCACCTGCCATCGGCCGATCATTAACTTTAAGAGGAGCCTGCACACCAGCTCGGAGGACACGAGCAGCGGCAGCTTCAAGGCCTGCTCGCCGGCGAGCGTGGCCAAGGACTATGTGGAGTCGCTGCACCAGAATTCGCGGACCACCCTCCTCTATGGCAAGAACAATGTACTCGTCCTGCCCAAGGACGTGTCCGAGCCGATGCCCGGCTATCTGAGCCTCCATCAGAGCATCCAGTCGCTGACCATCAAGTGGACACCGAATCAGCTGATGAACGGCTACAACGACGGGGACAACAGCGACAAGAGCTTCTACTGGAGCTATGCCCTCAATATCAACGTGGACGAGATCGTCTACGTGCACTGTCACCAGAATCGTGGCGGGGACACCGGCGGCACCATCATCCTGGTGGGCCAGGACGGGGTGCAGCGTCCGCCCATCCATTTTCCCGAGGGCGGACACCTGCAGGCGTTCCTCAGCTGCCTGGAGACGGGCCTGCTGCCGCACGGACAGCTGGATCCGCCGCTCTGGTCGCAGCGCGGCATTGGCAAGCTGTTTCCCTGGCCGAAGAGCGTGCGCCGGCATATACTGCCCTCCGTTATGGAGGCCTCCTCCAGCGACGAGACGCCCATCGACTATGTTTTTCGCGTGGTCAGCAAGAGCCAGCACGAGGAGTTCT TGGCCACGCATCCCATCCTGGAGCTGGGGCGCTCGAGTCCGCGCCGCAAGCACTTGGGCAGCTGCTCCACCACCGGCAGCAGCGACTGCTCCAGCAAGAGTCTCTCCATCGATCAGAGCAGCAGCGATCCGCCCCTGATCCAGGCCAGTCAGACGGCCAGCATTGAGCTGGTGTGCTCCACCATGCGCCGGCAGATCATCTCCCGGGCCTTCTACGGCTGGCTGGCCTACTGCCGTCATCTATCCACGGTGCGGACCCATCTCTCCGGACTTGTCTATGGCCGCATTATGCCCGATT TGGCTGCCGACGAGGAGGGCCTCACCAGACAGAAGTGGCTGGAGATGCACGTGGATGGCGTTGTCTCTGGCGAACTGGAGCTCTATCGTTTGGTCTACTTTGGCGGCGTACAGCCGGATCTGCGCAAGGAGGTGTGGCCCTATTTGTTGGGCCACTACGCCTTCGGGTCCACCTGCGAGGAGCGTAAGAAACAGGACGAGACCTGCAAGCACTACTACGAGACGACGATGAGCGAGTGGCTGGCCGTGGAGGCGATTGTCCGGCAGcgggagaaggagaagacagcgCTGGCCGTGGCGAAACTAAGTGCGGAACAGGCGCGTCTGGCGGCCAATGCCAATGGGGCTGGCGCTGGATCtgatgctgcagctgctggtCCGAATGCTGCACGGCCATTGACCAATGGCACAcgggagctggagctggagcgtGGTCTTGGCGACGATGAGGCGGAGCTGGGCGCAGATGAGGGTGAGAACGACGTGTTTGATGATAACGATTTCTCCGATATATCCGATCCTGGAGATCTGTCCGATGATCCCGAACTGGCAGCAGAGGCTGAGGAGCAGCCTGAAGAGGAAGGAAACGAGAAATCGGATGAGGATTTGgaccaggagcaggagcatgAGCTGGAGCAGGAGGAAGGCCAACTCATGCCGCAGCTGAGCGAGCAGTTGATGCTGGAGTTCCAGAATCTCGACTGCATGGAGCCGCTGCACCTGCAGGAGAACTGCTTCGCTGACTCTGAGGCGGAGGGGGATATGGGTCTCGGGCTGGACGCCGGCGGGAACATCCTGCTGCTGAGCATCAAGAGCTCGCCCTCCACCAGCAGCTACGAGACGGTCGGCAATGAGTTCGTAGACATGGTGGATGTCAAGGAGGAGGAGCCAGAAGGTGAAAtggagccagagacagagccagagacagagccagagctagAGCCAGAGCCCTGCGGTCTGTTGAGTAAATTCCACAGCGCCGACGATGTGCGTCGGGACGGGCAGGGCGAGGAAGCAGAGCATGAGCATGAGGAAGAGCACCCATCCACGTCCGTGATCATCACAGAGGCCGCCTCCCTGGATGCCCTGGATGTGCAGTGCAACGACGACGAGACCACCGAAGATTTCACCTCACGCAAGACCAGCCTCATGTCACCCATGAACGATGACATCACGGTGGTGGCCTCCCTGGATGCCCTGCAGGAGCCAAAGTCCGCCTGCGTCTCCCCGGCCAGCTCCAATGGCGGCGTCTACAGCGTCGAGCTGCTCGAACAGTTCGGCCTCAATCTGCATCGGATCGAGAAGGATGTGCAGAGATGCGATCGCAACTACTGGTACTTTGCCAACGAGAATCTGGACAAGCTGCGCAACGTGATATCCACGTATGTGTGGGAGCATCTGGACGTGGGCTACATGCAGGGCATGTGCGATCTGGTGGCCCCACTGCTGGTCATCTTCGACGACGAGTCCCTGAGCTACAGCTGCTTCTGCAAGCTCATGGAGCGCATGATCGAGAACTTTCCCAGCGGCGGTGCCATGGACATGCACTTTGCCAACATGCG ATCCCTCATACAAATCCTCGACTCGGAGATGTATGATCTGATGGACTCGAATGGGGACTACACGCACTTCTACTTCTGCTACCGCTGGTTCCTCTTGGACTTCAAGAGGGAGCTCGTCTACGACGATGTCTTTGCCACTTGGGAGGTGATCTGGGCGGCCAAGCACGTGGCATCTGGAAACTTTGTCCTCttcctggccctggccctgctCGAGACCTATCGCGACATCATCCTCTCCAACAGCATGGACTTTACCGATGTCATCAAGTTCTTCAATG AAATGGCCGAACGCCACAATGCCCAATCGATTCTGCAGCTGTCCCGCAGTCTGGTCCTTCAGCTGCAGACCATCATCGAGAACAAGTGA